Proteins from one Candidatus Margulisiibacteriota bacterium genomic window:
- a CDS encoding DNA internalization-related competence protein ComEC/Rec2: MGIALAKNLCLPLWLTIFCLLLFFLLTAVAAGKKYDLTIFILASCLLAGIFAYQVRNLPSANDFSRFVDRGYLTLNGQVDGEPKSKEGKISFPLLVKSPAQGLVYVTIPGEEGSLAYGDRVEVRGIVTESAQFANPLLPAGRKVFFLRSFYAKKLGSGGNPLVKLTLWLSGRFNGVLNKLLPQKEASLLGSFLLGGKVSPLDDETKEKYRQAGLIHLLVVSGTQVSILIGVCLALTRGAGLPVWLSVALTSGFNFLLVIMTGAGASIVRAAIMGEVMLVGMLFEREKEVYTSLALSALLLLAADANVLFDLGFQLSFAATWALVYVAPLLQKKLPQLLAVSLAPILATSPIIAFNLSQITPGALLSNILVLPWVECLVILGLSATLLGFICLPLAQLLGNTLWLALVLLDRIAAVVASLPGACFYIAPPSGALVIGYYAGLIALLKKRWSLLAGILLLAVVWHFALLPAGIGGRELTVTFLDVGQGDCSLIETPDGKKILIDGGGTDRPAQEDSVGAKLVVPFLRRRGINELDLVMLSHPHNDHVGGLNPVLAKIKVDRVIDNGAVYDSAAYRRFKALIAANKIKYSAGRTGQSLDFGEGIRGRLFRPRVGEVNSDSLAMRLVYGEISFMFTGDLEAPGEELIAAGMARSTVLKVGHHGSRTSTTDRFLRAVAPRIAVISVGKGNRYRHPAPSTVAKLQARGIKAYRTDRDGAIVIKTDGRRVRDEPQRRSRYSTILRPVS; the protein is encoded by the coding sequence GTGGGGATTGCCCTGGCGAAAAACCTCTGCCTGCCGCTCTGGTTGACGATCTTCTGCCTGCTGTTATTTTTTCTGCTGACGGCCGTTGCCGCCGGCAAAAAGTATGATCTGACCATTTTTATCCTGGCCAGCTGCCTGTTGGCAGGCATATTTGCGTATCAGGTCCGCAACCTGCCGTCAGCCAACGACTTTTCTCGTTTTGTCGACCGCGGATATCTGACGTTAAACGGTCAGGTTGACGGTGAGCCAAAGTCTAAAGAGGGAAAGATCTCTTTCCCTTTGCTGGTTAAAAGTCCGGCCCAAGGCCTTGTCTACGTGACGATCCCCGGTGAGGAGGGATCTTTGGCTTACGGTGACCGGGTCGAGGTGCGCGGGATCGTTACCGAATCGGCCCAGTTCGCCAACCCGTTGCTCCCCGCAGGGCGTAAAGTCTTTTTTCTCCGGTCGTTCTACGCTAAGAAGCTAGGATCGGGCGGCAACCCCCTGGTCAAACTGACGCTCTGGCTGAGCGGCCGGTTCAACGGCGTTCTGAACAAGCTCTTGCCGCAAAAGGAAGCTTCGCTGCTGGGGAGTTTTCTGCTCGGCGGCAAAGTCTCGCCGCTTGACGATGAGACCAAGGAGAAATACCGCCAGGCCGGGCTGATCCACCTGCTGGTCGTCTCCGGCACGCAGGTCTCGATCCTGATCGGCGTCTGTCTGGCTTTGACCCGGGGGGCCGGTCTTCCGGTCTGGTTGAGCGTGGCGCTCACTTCCGGTTTCAATTTCCTGCTGGTGATCATGACCGGGGCGGGCGCCTCGATCGTTCGGGCGGCGATCATGGGGGAGGTGATGCTGGTCGGCATGCTGTTCGAGCGGGAAAAAGAGGTATATACGTCGCTCGCTTTGTCGGCGCTGCTCCTGCTGGCGGCCGACGCCAATGTCCTGTTCGATCTCGGTTTCCAGCTTTCGTTCGCCGCGACCTGGGCGCTGGTATATGTCGCCCCTCTGCTGCAAAAAAAGCTGCCGCAGCTGCTAGCCGTTTCCCTGGCCCCGATCCTGGCGACTTCGCCGATCATCGCTTTTAATCTGAGCCAGATCACTCCGGGAGCTTTACTGTCAAATATCTTAGTGCTTCCCTGGGTCGAATGCCTGGTCATATTGGGATTGTCCGCGACGCTGCTGGGGTTTATCTGCCTGCCGCTCGCCCAGCTGCTCGGCAATACGCTCTGGCTGGCATTGGTCCTGCTTGACCGGATCGCGGCGGTCGTTGCCAGCCTACCGGGCGCCTGTTTCTATATTGCGCCGCCGTCCGGCGCGCTCGTCATCGGCTATTACGCCGGGCTGATCGCGCTGTTAAAAAAGCGCTGGTCGCTCCTGGCGGGGATATTGCTGCTGGCCGTGGTCTGGCATTTCGCTTTGTTGCCGGCCGGCATCGGCGGCCGCGAGTTGACCGTTACTTTTCTCGACGTCGGCCAGGGGGATTGCTCCCTGATCGAGACGCCGGACGGCAAGAAGATCCTGATCGACGGGGGCGGGACGGACCGGCCGGCGCAGGAAGATAGCGTCGGGGCGAAGCTCGTGGTCCCTTTCTTGCGGCGCCGGGGGATCAATGAACTTGACCTGGTAATGTTGTCCCACCCGCATAACGACCATGTCGGCGGCCTGAACCCGGTGCTGGCGAAGATCAAGGTCGACCGGGTGATCGACAACGGCGCCGTTTACGATTCGGCCGCCTACCGGCGGTTCAAAGCGCTGATCGCGGCAAATAAGATCAAATATTCCGCCGGGCGGACCGGTCAGTCCCTGGATTTTGGGGAAGGTATCCGCGGCCGGTTGTTCCGGCCCCGGGTCGGTGAGGTTAATTCCGATTCGCTGGCCATGCGCCTGGTCTACGGGGAAATATCATTCATGTTCACGGGTGACCTGGAAGCGCCGGGCGAAGAACTGATCGCGGCCGGTATGGCAAGGTCGACGGTCTTGAAGGTCGGCCATCACGGGAGCCGGACCTCGACCACCGACCGTTTCCTGCGCGCGGTCGCGCCGCGGATCGCCGTGATCTCGGTCGGCAAGGGGAATCGTTACCGCCATCCGGCGCCGTCAACCGTGGCCAAGCTGCAGGCGAGGGGGATCAAGGCCTATCGGACCGATCGGGACGGGGCGATCGTCATTAAGACCGATGGTCGACGGGTTAGGGATGAGCCGCAGAGACGATCCCGGTATTCCACCATTCTTCGGCCCGTTTCTTGA
- the ribF gene encoding riboflavin biosynthesis protein RibF, with protein MRKPVVALGTFDGVHLGHRQVLLRAGKEAGKLGTHSAVITFDPHPQEVIAPERGLKLLTTLQEREELFCSLGIDAVIVFRFRPQLRRLTSRAFIERYLVGKLGVRGVVVGYDYAFGRGRRAGVAELRRLGRRYGFAVFIVPPVKRGHHLAKSGKIRELVANGEFNRAIKLLGHPYRITGKVVRGKGVGVKLGFPTANLKVDRRKLVPAEGVYFGHVGRRKCLVNIGSRPTFGGGAKQVEVHLLGFRGNLRGKTLAVDLASRFRAEKQFADVNDLIERIKKDIARARRL; from the coding sequence TTGAGGAAGCCAGTTGTGGCTTTGGGGACTTTTGACGGCGTTCACCTGGGGCACCGTCAAGTCCTGCTCCGCGCGGGCAAGGAAGCCGGTAAGCTGGGCACGCACTCCGCGGTCATCACTTTTGATCCCCATCCGCAGGAAGTTATCGCCCCGGAACGGGGCTTAAAGCTGCTGACTACGCTGCAGGAGCGGGAAGAACTATTCTGCTCGCTCGGGATCGACGCCGTTATCGTCTTCCGCTTCCGGCCGCAGCTGCGACGGCTGACTTCGCGCGCTTTTATTGAACGTTACCTGGTCGGCAAGCTGGGGGTCAGGGGGGTCGTGGTCGGCTACGACTACGCTTTCGGCCGCGGCCGCCGGGCGGGGGTGGCTGAATTGCGGCGCCTGGGCCGCCGGTACGGTTTTGCGGTCTTTATTGTCCCGCCGGTCAAGCGCGGCCACCACCTGGCGAAATCGGGGAAGATCCGGGAATTAGTCGCTAACGGCGAGTTCAACCGGGCGATCAAGCTGCTGGGGCATCCCTACCGGATCACGGGGAAAGTTGTTAGGGGGAAGGGAGTAGGGGTTAAATTGGGATTCCCAACGGCTAACCTGAAAGTTGACCGGCGCAAGCTGGTCCCTGCCGAAGGGGTCTATTTTGGGCATGTCGGCCGGCGCAAATGCCTGGTCAATATCGGTTCGCGGCCGACTTTTGGCGGGGGGGCGAAGCAGGTCGAGGTCCATTTGCTCGGTTTTCGCGGCAATTTACGGGGAAAAACGCTGGCGGTGGACCTGGCCAGCCGTTTCCGGGCGGAAAAACAGTTCGCCGATGTCAACGACCTGATCGAGCGGATCAAAAAAGATATTGCCCGCGCCCGCCGCCTGTGA
- the rpsO gene encoding 30S ribosomal protein S15 translates to MPLKRDKKSEIIKKFEQHTGDTGSTEVQIALLTSRIEQLVGHLKKNSHDNHSRRGLLMMVGQRKRLLHYLKRTDVKKFEELTSALELR, encoded by the coding sequence ATGCCATTAAAAAGAGATAAAAAGAGTGAGATAATCAAGAAGTTTGAACAGCATACTGGGGATACCGGGTCGACAGAAGTCCAGATCGCCCTCCTGACCAGCCGGATCGAGCAGCTGGTCGGCCACCTGAAGAAGAACTCCCACGATAACCACAGCCGCCGCGGCCTGCTGATGATGGTCGGCCAGCGCAAGCGGCTTCTCCACTATTTAAAAAGGACAGACGTGAAAAAGTTCGAAGAACTGACTTCCGCGCTGGAACTCCGATGA
- a CDS encoding ComEA family DNA-binding protein, translating to MNLDLTKEQQLLLIGLIVAVVVGLGVMAVRQFSPGQTGEINLEQPTGESNDRIMVHVCGAVARQGVFRVAAGSRWLEVIALAGGALPGADLSALNLAEAVKDGQKIIVPDRLPVKAGKSTEQSARVSINTAGVAEFDALPGIGKATAEKIVELRQKNGPFVRLEQIMEVPRFGKAKFEKIKDRLTL from the coding sequence GTGAACCTTGATCTGACCAAAGAGCAGCAGCTTTTACTGATCGGCTTAATTGTTGCGGTCGTGGTCGGCCTGGGAGTGATGGCGGTGCGCCAATTCAGCCCCGGCCAAACCGGGGAAATAAACCTCGAACAGCCGACGGGAGAGAGCAATGACCGGATCATGGTCCACGTTTGCGGGGCGGTCGCGCGCCAGGGGGTCTTTCGGGTCGCGGCGGGGAGCCGTTGGCTGGAGGTCATTGCCCTGGCGGGCGGCGCGTTACCGGGCGCCGATCTTTCGGCCCTGAACCTGGCGGAAGCGGTCAAGGATGGCCAGAAGATCATTGTTCCCGACAGGCTGCCGGTTAAAGCCGGCAAATCGACCGAACAGTCTGCCAGGGTAAGCATTAATACTGCCGGTGTTGCAGAATTTGACGCGCTGCCGGGGATCGGCAAGGCGACCGCGGAAAAGATCGTCGAGCTGCGGCAGAAGAACGGGCCTTTTGTCCGCTTGGAACAGATCATGGAGGTCCCCCGGTTCGGCAAGGCTAAGTTTGAGAAGATAAAAGACAGACTGACGCTGTGA
- a CDS encoding AbiV family abortive infection protein: protein MKLIMLKNKTLSRIKETVYENAVRLFVDACCLCEHASYPSSYYLSLISIEEIGKLHMVDHICDDIILNKDRRGFLIHLFSRDMFYSHKNKQGWAACEFHSGIRKQYQKFFRKSIDRRKQRAIYVDYDRKRKKIMTPGYMSRKAVVRALKVNLHLLREVKDLGYNGFQCISTAATIRKAEKKYNEALFAFELCLQRRRV from the coding sequence GTGAAACTAATAATGCTAAAAAATAAGACATTATCAAGAATTAAAGAAACTGTTTATGAGAACGCAGTTCGGCTGTTTGTAGATGCTTGTTGTTTGTGCGAACATGCTTCTTATCCTTCAAGTTATTATTTGTCTTTAATATCAATTGAGGAGATAGGTAAGTTACACATGGTCGATCATATATGCGACGATATTATTCTGAACAAAGATAGGAGAGGATTCCTGATTCATCTTTTTTCCAGGGATATGTTTTATTCTCATAAAAACAAACAGGGCTGGGCAGCATGCGAGTTCCATTCAGGGATACGTAAGCAGTATCAAAAGTTTTTTAGGAAAAGTATAGACAGAAGAAAGCAGAGGGCTATTTATGTGGATTATGACAGAAAAAGAAAGAAGATAATGACCCCAGGTTATATGAGCAGAAAAGCGGTTGTGAGGGCATTAAAGGTAAATCTCCATCTTTTAAGAGAGGTTAAGGATCTTGGTTATAATGGCTTCCAATGTATTTCGACTGCTGCAACTATTCGTAAGGCAGAAAAAAAATACAATGAAGCACTATTTGCATTTGAATTGTGTTTGCAAAGACGAAGGGTTTAG
- a CDS encoding polyribonucleotide nucleotidyltransferase, whose amino-acid sequence MIKKVEKDLGNGQVLSLETGRVAREAGGSVIVRLGDTMVLATATMAATPREGIDFFPLLVDFEEKLYAAGRIPGGFFKREGRPSEKAILTARKIDRPIRPMFPEGFRNDVQIVVTPLSVDQENPPDILAIIGASAALSISEIPFDGPLAGVRVAKVGDQFIVNPTSTQMKESSLDLVIAGNNDSISMIEAGADQVSEADMLAAVKAGHAVIKQLIALQLELVKQAGQPKIAVVCHEIDPQIEKLVHDKAAKIEAALKIADKDKQGAEIKKIIEEIKQSAQGNAPLAELVAKNPGDIKKVIEDIEYDAMRRMILKDGKRIDGRGPKDMRQLSCELGVLPRTHGSAIFSRGQTQVLTVVTLGSAGEGQRLEGLDLEETEKRYMHHYNFPAYSVGEVRPLRGAGRREIGHGALAEKALLPVIPGEDTFPYTIRLVSEVLGSNGSTSMASTCGSTLALMDAGVKIEAPVAGISIGLITEGDKAVTITDIQGVEDHLGDMDFKVTGTRKGITAIQVDIKIKGLSFEIIERALQQAKEGRNFILDKIDETIKAPRAELSPYAPRVITIKIDPSKIGAVIGPGGKMIRSITEETGVQIDIEDDGTVLITTADAEAAKVAKARIDAITFTPKIDDVFKGEVVRIMNFGAFVDLPGGKDGLIHISQLSNSRVARVEDAVKMGQEVIVKVTEIDDMGRINLTMKGVTDEDKKRAI is encoded by the coding sequence ATGATCAAAAAAGTTGAAAAAGACCTGGGCAACGGGCAAGTCCTCTCGCTGGAAACCGGCCGGGTAGCCCGCGAAGCGGGCGGCTCCGTGATCGTCCGCCTGGGCGACACGATGGTCCTGGCGACCGCCACCATGGCTGCCACCCCGCGCGAGGGGATCGATTTCTTTCCCCTGCTGGTCGATTTTGAGGAAAAACTGTACGCCGCCGGCCGCATACCCGGCGGATTTTTCAAGCGGGAAGGGCGCCCGTCCGAAAAGGCGATCCTGACCGCCCGTAAAATTGACCGCCCGATCCGCCCGATGTTCCCCGAAGGTTTCCGCAACGACGTCCAGATCGTCGTGACCCCGCTCTCCGTCGACCAGGAGAATCCGCCGGACATCCTGGCGATTATCGGCGCCTCGGCCGCCCTCTCGATCTCGGAAATACCGTTCGACGGCCCGCTGGCCGGCGTTCGCGTAGCCAAGGTCGGCGACCAGTTCATTGTTAACCCGACCTCGACCCAAATGAAAGAATCCTCCCTGGACCTGGTAATTGCCGGCAATAACGACTCGATCTCGATGATCGAGGCGGGCGCCGACCAGGTGAGCGAAGCCGACATGCTGGCGGCCGTTAAGGCCGGGCATGCCGTGATCAAACAATTGATCGCTCTGCAGCTGGAGCTGGTCAAGCAGGCCGGACAGCCGAAGATCGCCGTGGTTTGCCACGAGATCGACCCCCAGATCGAGAAGCTGGTCCACGACAAGGCGGCCAAGATCGAAGCGGCCTTGAAGATCGCCGACAAGGACAAGCAGGGCGCGGAGATCAAGAAGATCATCGAAGAGATCAAGCAAAGCGCGCAGGGCAACGCCCCCCTGGCGGAGCTGGTTGCCAAGAACCCGGGCGACATCAAGAAAGTGATCGAAGATATCGAATACGACGCGATGCGCCGGATGATCTTAAAGGACGGCAAGCGAATCGACGGCCGCGGGCCCAAGGATATGCGCCAGCTCAGCTGTGAACTGGGGGTCCTGCCGCGGACGCACGGGTCCGCCATCTTCTCCCGCGGGCAAACCCAGGTCCTGACCGTGGTCACCCTCGGTTCGGCCGGGGAAGGGCAGCGGCTCGAAGGGCTGGATCTGGAAGAGACCGAAAAACGGTACATGCATCATTATAATTTCCCGGCCTATTCGGTCGGCGAGGTTCGCCCGCTCCGTGGGGCTGGCCGGCGCGAGATCGGCCACGGCGCCCTGGCGGAAAAAGCGCTCCTGCCGGTCATTCCGGGCGAGGATACTTTCCCTTACACCATCCGCCTGGTTTCCGAAGTGCTGGGGAGCAACGGTTCGACCTCCATGGCCTCGACCTGCGGCTCGACCCTCGCGCTGATGGATGCCGGGGTCAAGATCGAAGCGCCGGTCGCCGGTATTTCGATCGGTCTGATCACCGAAGGGGACAAGGCGGTCACCATTACCGACATTCAGGGCGTGGAAGACCACCTGGGCGACATGGACTTTAAGGTGACGGGGACCCGCAAGGGGATCACCGCCATCCAGGTCGACATCAAGATCAAAGGTTTATCGTTCGAGATCATCGAGCGCGCCCTGCAGCAGGCCAAAGAGGGCCGCAACTTCATTCTCGACAAGATCGATGAGACGATCAAGGCGCCGCGGGCCGAGCTGTCGCCGTACGCGCCGCGCGTCATTACCATTAAGATCGACCCGAGCAAGATCGGCGCCGTCATCGGCCCGGGCGGCAAGATGATCCGCTCGATCACCGAAGAGACCGGCGTCCAGATCGATATCGAGGACGACGGAACGGTCCTGATCACCACCGCCGACGCCGAAGCGGCCAAAGTCGCCAAGGCGCGGATCGACGCCATCACCTTTACCCCGAAGATCGACGACGTTTTCAAGGGCGAAGTCGTCCGGATCATGAATTTCGGCGCTTTCGTCGACCTGCCGGGGGGCAAAGACGGGTTGATCCATATCTCCCAACTCTCCAACAGCCGGGTCGCCCGGGTGGAAGACGCCGTGAAGATGGGCCAGGAAGTCATCGTCAAGGTGACGGAGATCGACGACATGGGCCGCATCAACCTGACCATGAAGGGCGTCACCGACGAAGACAAAAAGCGGGCCATTTAA
- a CDS encoding kelch repeat-containing protein, with translation MNRTKIVFGLIFIVLLAGAAFLSFSCAEYPVIDTTTIPVSTTSTIVTTTTGGSATTTTGTPATTTTTVTTTTTTTTTTVLNLTWVQATGSAAFPPVKDFAGIIYPAPPPPGGDPALFIFGGTTDLDLVTNEVWYSTDGATWNSVGLMDVAYRRQHTGLVYNGKIWIIGGKGQSGLTNEVGNISYTAPASSALGSFTPRKYHASVVFANKMWVIGGVINDSSPDVSTNDAWSSTDGTTWTNETLTPFFPPRSNFAAFVFNGKIWVIGGLYADQASAYHVLNDVWSTADGQHWIREGDISAQAPVYVTSPEARAFLQGITFEAAGTGYMALTGGATIVGGSTTYYYDGVRYSVNGTRWISAEAGATYPARINHVSLVNDGKIWVIGGSDGSSKLNDVWYAPIP, from the coding sequence ATGAACCGAACAAAGATCGTCTTTGGCCTCATTTTCATTGTCCTGCTCGCCGGCGCCGCTTTTCTCTCTTTCAGTTGCGCCGAATACCCGGTCATCGACACCACCACCATCCCGGTCTCAACGACCAGCACGATCGTGACCACCACGACCGGCGGCAGCGCTACCACCACGACCGGCACGCCGGCCACGACAACGACCACGGTCACGACAACAACCACCACCACGACCACGACCGTTCTCAATTTAACCTGGGTCCAGGCCACCGGCAGCGCCGCTTTCCCGCCGGTCAAGGATTTCGCCGGCATCATCTATCCCGCCCCGCCGCCCCCCGGCGGCGACCCGGCCCTCTTTATCTTCGGCGGCACTACGGACCTCGATCTTGTAACCAACGAGGTCTGGTATTCCACCGACGGCGCCACCTGGAACAGCGTCGGGCTGATGGACGTCGCCTACCGCCGGCAGCATACCGGCCTGGTCTATAACGGCAAGATCTGGATCATCGGCGGGAAAGGACAAAGCGGCCTGACCAACGAAGTCGGCAACATATCGTATACCGCTCCGGCGTCCAGCGCGCTCGGCAGCTTCACCCCCCGCAAGTATCACGCCAGCGTCGTTTTCGCTAATAAAATGTGGGTGATCGGCGGGGTCATTAACGATTCTTCGCCCGACGTCTCGACCAACGACGCCTGGTCATCGACCGACGGCACTACCTGGACGAACGAAACTCTCACCCCGTTCTTCCCGCCCCGCTCCAATTTCGCCGCGTTCGTTTTTAACGGTAAGATCTGGGTGATCGGTGGGCTCTATGCCGACCAGGCAAGCGCCTACCATGTCCTGAACGACGTCTGGAGCACAGCCGACGGCCAGCATTGGATCCGCGAAGGGGATATTTCCGCCCAGGCGCCGGTCTACGTTACCAGTCCGGAAGCACGCGCTTTCCTGCAGGGGATCACTTTTGAAGCAGCCGGCACCGGCTACATGGCCTTGACCGGAGGCGCCACTATTGTTGGCGGTTCCACTACTTACTATTACGACGGGGTCCGTTATTCCGTCAACGGCACCCGCTGGATCTCGGCCGAAGCCGGCGCCACTTACCCGGCGCGCATCAACCACGTCTCGCTGGTCAATGACGGCAAGATCTGGGTGATCGGCGGTTCGGACGGTTCCAGCAAATTGAACGACGTCTGGTACGCGCCGATCCCGTAA
- the purL gene encoding phosphoribosylformylglycinamidine synthase subunit PurL — MEAKVYRELGLNDQEYQRILSILKREPTPTELAMFSVEWSEHCGYPRSRKWLKLFPQTGKYSPLVGEDAGGIVYDDTAIIFKMESHNHPSQVEPKQGAATGVGGIIRDIFTTGARPVALFDSLRFGQLNTPLNKYIFNGVIDGIQFYGNCVGVPTIGGEIYFDDAYAGNCLVNVMCIGVGPKDKIARARAGGVGNPIIYAGSKTGRDGIGGCSILASSEFEAGEIEKRPTVQVGDPFTEKCLIEATLEALETGVVVGIKDMGAAGLTCSSAEMAAAGDVGIEIDLDKVPLRETGMEPWEIMMSESQERMLICVEKGKEDKVLKVFHKWGLDAVVVGKVLAEKQAIIKQNGKVIAKAPTEELAKAPIYDMAFRKPKPQTSNFKTKWAKNHNIQLLKLLSDPNIASKKMVYEQYDHMVQTNTTVYPGGDASVIRLKGKTWGLAATTDCNGRYCLADPYTGAQIAVAEAARNLVVTGAEPAAVTDCLNFGNPEKPDRFYQFKRCVEGIADACRFLELPVVSGNVSLYNESPKGPILPTPTIGMVGIIKDIEKRCSVPFKDNGDIVVLLGHNREEGEIPELDLDLERRVQLACLEAIQIGMVKSAHDLSEGGLAVALAECAIHAGKGAVINLSGNSPHLRVGNNSLLFGETQSRIILTIAPDKIFSLSDVAMLYQVPCSIIGKVGGKELTIMRDKKTLVKLPVTKLQERYFNALPELLRSR; from the coding sequence ATGGAAGCTAAAGTCTACCGCGAACTAGGCCTCAACGATCAGGAATACCAGCGTATTCTTTCCATCCTCAAGCGCGAACCGACCCCGACCGAACTGGCGATGTTTTCCGTCGAATGGTCGGAGCATTGCGGCTATCCCCGGTCCCGCAAATGGCTGAAACTGTTCCCGCAAACCGGCAAATATTCGCCGCTCGTCGGCGAAGACGCCGGCGGGATCGTGTACGACGACACGGCGATCATCTTTAAGATGGAATCGCATAACCATCCCTCCCAGGTCGAGCCCAAACAAGGGGCGGCGACCGGGGTCGGCGGCATTATCCGCGACATTTTTACCACTGGAGCCCGGCCGGTCGCCCTTTTTGACTCGCTTCGTTTCGGTCAGCTTAATACTCCATTGAATAAATACATCTTCAACGGCGTCATCGACGGGATCCAATTCTACGGCAACTGCGTCGGCGTGCCGACGATTGGCGGCGAGATCTACTTTGACGACGCCTACGCCGGCAACTGCCTGGTCAACGTGATGTGCATCGGCGTCGGCCCCAAGGACAAAATAGCCCGGGCGCGGGCCGGCGGCGTCGGCAACCCGATCATCTATGCCGGGAGCAAGACCGGCCGCGACGGGATCGGCGGCTGCTCGATCCTGGCTTCTTCCGAGTTCGAGGCGGGGGAGATCGAAAAACGGCCGACTGTCCAGGTCGGCGACCCGTTCACCGAGAAATGTTTGATCGAGGCGACGCTGGAAGCGCTGGAGACCGGGGTGGTCGTTGGCATTAAAGACATGGGCGCTGCCGGGCTGACCTGCTCGTCAGCGGAAATGGCGGCGGCCGGCGACGTCGGCATTGAGATCGACCTGGACAAAGTGCCGCTCCGCGAAACGGGGATGGAACCGTGGGAGATCATGATGTCCGAATCGCAGGAGCGGATGTTGATCTGCGTGGAGAAAGGGAAAGAAGATAAGGTCCTCAAGGTCTTCCACAAGTGGGGGCTCGACGCGGTCGTCGTCGGCAAGGTCCTGGCCGAAAAACAGGCGATCATCAAACAAAACGGGAAAGTCATTGCTAAAGCACCGACGGAAGAACTGGCTAAAGCCCCGATATATGATATGGCCTTCAGGAAACCCAAACCTCAAACTTCAAACTTCAAAACAAAATGGGCCAAAAATCACAATATCCAATTGCTCAAACTATTATCGGACCCGAATATCGCGAGCAAGAAGATGGTTTACGAGCAGTACGACCACATGGTCCAGACGAACACCACGGTTTACCCGGGCGGCGACGCGTCGGTCATCCGTTTGAAAGGGAAAACGTGGGGTTTAGCCGCGACGACCGATTGTAACGGCCGGTATTGTCTGGCCGACCCGTACACCGGCGCCCAGATCGCCGTCGCGGAAGCGGCGCGCAACCTGGTCGTGACCGGGGCGGAACCGGCCGCCGTGACCGATTGCCTCAACTTCGGCAACCCGGAGAAGCCGGACCGCTTCTACCAGTTCAAGCGCTGCGTTGAAGGGATCGCCGACGCCTGCCGGTTCCTGGAACTGCCGGTCGTCTCCGGCAACGTCTCCCTCTATAACGAAAGCCCGAAAGGGCCGATCCTGCCGACGCCGACGATCGGCATGGTCGGCATCATCAAGGATATTGAAAAACGGTGCTCCGTCCCCTTCAAGGATAACGGCGATATCGTTGTCCTGCTCGGCCATAACCGGGAAGAAGGGGAGATCCCGGAGCTTGACCTTGACCTGGAACGGCGGGTCCAGCTGGCCTGCCTGGAAGCGATCCAGATCGGCATGGTCAAGTCGGCCCACGACCTTTCCGAAGGGGGCTTGGCTGTCGCCCTGGCGGAGTGCGCCATCCACGCCGGGAAAGGGGCCGTCATTAATTTATCAGGTAATTCCCCACACTTAAGGGTGGGGAATAATTCACTCTTATTTGGCGAAACCCAGTCCCGGATCATCCTGACGATCGCTCCCGACAAGATCTTTTCGCTCTCCGACGTGGCAATGCTTTACCAGGTGCCGTGCTCGATCATCGGCAAAGTGGGGGGCAAGGAGCTGACGATCATGCGGGACAAAAAGACCCTGGTCAAACTGCCGGTAACGAAATTGCAAGAGAGGTATTTTAACGCTCTGCCCGAGCTGCTAAGGAGCCGCTGA
- a CDS encoding lytic transglycosylase domain-containing protein encodes MDATTGAIVLIFIISIFSGMGNNKGYTPPPAPKFPVAAPTVPAPAGAIDTGVAVAPPPAGFAAVDPAQTSTAIKTYIQKYRSSDLAAEITGSIMKHAQTYDLNPKLAAALIARESKFNPRALSSSGAMGLGQLLPSTAKGLGVENGFDIDQNARGTVRYLKSLIDRFSGNVSAGVAGYLVGPNAVKRDGTISAHTRSYVEDIYKIYYKM; translated from the coding sequence ATGGACGCGACGACCGGCGCGATCGTCCTGATCTTCATCATTTCGATCTTTTCCGGCATGGGGAACAATAAAGGTTACACCCCGCCGCCGGCCCCGAAATTCCCGGTTGCCGCGCCAACCGTTCCGGCCCCGGCCGGCGCGATCGACACGGGAGTGGCTGTTGCGCCGCCCCCCGCCGGCTTTGCCGCGGTTGACCCGGCCCAGACCTCGACCGCGATCAAGACCTATATCCAGAAATACCGCTCCAGCGACCTGGCCGCGGAGATCACCGGTAGCATCATGAAACACGCGCAGACCTACGACCTTAATCCCAAGTTGGCTGCCGCGCTGATCGCCCGGGAGTCGAAGTTCAACCCGCGGGCGCTGTCGTCGTCCGGCGCGATGGGGCTGGGCCAGCTCCTGCCGTCGACCGCCAAGGGGCTGGGCGTGGAGAACGGGTTCGATATCGACCAGAACGCCCGGGGGACTGTCCGCTACCTGAAATCGCTGATCGACCGGTTCAGCGGCAACGTCTCGGCCGGGGTAGCCGGCTACCTGGTCGGCCCGAACGCGGTCAAGCGCGACGGGACGATCTCCGCGCATACCCGCTCGTATGTCGAAGATATCTACAAGATCTACTATAAAATGTAG